Proteins co-encoded in one Oncorhynchus masou masou isolate Uvic2021 chromosome 22, UVic_Omas_1.1, whole genome shotgun sequence genomic window:
- the LOC135508851 gene encoding D(4) dopamine receptor-like: protein MPANLTVSNNTVLVLGAEINTAQTRDTDYNFPALIFGILLIVVIICGNLLVCLSVYREKALKTTTNYFIVSLAVADLMLAVLVLPLFIYVEFQGGLWSLNMHVCDGLMTMDVMLCTASIFNLCAISIDRFIAVSIPLNYNLKHVDQRQIFLLSATWILALAVASPVMFGIQNVPQRDSTECKLEDDNFVVYSSVCSFFIPCPIMLLLYCGMFRGLRRWEEARKAKLRSSILVCRKFQDATASLPPLDSLPPPLPPIIKRKELTDMKPELKDINLEELDPYPLESPDGPYNNSSPDTPDRPYNNSLTTTEYKDGPVPTVVAYSNIRYNLHPQTDPHQKKRAKINCRERKAMKVLPVVVGAFLFCWTPFFVVHTMRALCATCYIPPWLMSIVTWLGYVNSALNPIIYTVFNTEFRNYFNKFLHSCCIYQ from the exons ATGCCAGCCAACCTCACCGTCTCAAACAACACCGTGCTAGTTCTGGGTGCCGAAATTAACACTGCACAAACCCGGGACACCGACTATAACTTCCCTGCTCTGATATTCGGAATATTGCTAATTGTGGTCATCATTTGTGGAAATTTGCTTGTGTGCCTTAGCGTGTACAGGGAAAAAGCTTTGAAAACTACAACCAACTACTTCATAGTCAGTCTGGCTGTGGCTGATTTGATGTTGGCAGTTTTGGTTTTGCCACTGTTTATATATGTTGAG TTCCAGGGTGGTCTGTGGTCACTGAACATGCATGTCTGCGACGGCCTGATGACAATGGACGTGATGCTGTGTACGGCCTCCATATTCAACCTCTGCGCCATCAGCATCGACAG GTTCATCGCTGTCTCCATTCCACTCAACTACAACCTTAAGCATGTTGATCAGAGACAGATCTTCCTGCTCTCCGCCACGTGGATCCTGGCCTTGGCAGTGGCCTCACCCGTCATGTTTGGCATCCAAAACGTCCCGCAGCGGGACTCTACAGAGTGTAAACTGGAGGACGACAACTTCGTGGTctactcctctgtctgctctttcTTCATTCCCTGTCCCATCATGCTCCTCCTCTACTGCGGCATGTTCCGGGGATTAAGGAGGTGGGAGGAGGCACGCAAGGCCAAGCTGAGGAGCAGCATCCTGGTCTGTAGGAAGTTCCAGGACGCAACTGCCTCCCTGCCCCCGCTGGACTCCttgcctcctcctctaccccccatTATCAAGAGGAAGGAGCTCACAGACATGAAGCCAGAGCTAAAGGATATTAATCTGGAAGAGCTGGACCCTTACCCCCTAGAGTCTCCAGACGGCCCCTATAATAACTCctcaccagacacaccagaccgCCCCTATAACAACTCGTTAACAACTACAGAGTACAAGGACGGCCCTGTGCCCACTGTGGTGGCCTACTCTAACATTAGGTACAACCTCCACCCCCAAACCGACCCTCACCAGAAGAAGAGGGCCAAGATTAATTGCCGAGAGAGGAAGGCCATGAAGGTGCTTCCTGTCGTTGTGG GTGCCTTCCTGTTCTGCTGGACCCCGTTCTTCGTGGTCCACACCATGCGGGCCCTGTGTGCCACCTGTTACATCCCCCCATGGCTGATGAGCATCGTCACCTGGCTGGGCTACGTCAACAGCGCCCTCAACCCCATCATCTACACAGTTTTCAACACAGAGTTCAGGAACTACTTCAATAAATTCCTCCACAGCTGCTGTATATACCAATAG